A genomic window from Bicyclus anynana chromosome 11, ilBicAnyn1.1, whole genome shotgun sequence includes:
- the LOC112044768 gene encoding H(+)/Cl(-) exchange transporter 7, protein MSNSTTQIMEETVSETTSDTAPLVSSEVPSSSNYTQLNHTSDIQETVEDELQGSHGVRRRQPIQKIEPGSMNTLSAKYESLDYDTCENHLLLDEERKRGYAFIVWKDIARWVIVLLIGVITALIAFIIDICIEEFSKIKYKQLKKSVDTYVMLDKLYIPYLLWVLSNICVVFIGSMLVAYVEPVAAGSGIPQVKCYLNGVKVSRVVRIKTLFVKAVGVITAVVGGLAGGKEGPMIHSGAVVAAGISQGKSTTFNKDFKIFQYFREDHEKRDFVSGGAAAGVSAAFGAPIGGVLFSLEEGTSFWNQGLTWRTFFGTVVSTFTLNIALSAYHGHPGELSYPGLLNLGKMEPFPFQFYELPVFMFFGMVGGVLGALWNYINYRLSVFRIRYIRSPWLRVVEACLVAAVTATCGFLMMFVLDDCRPLGEDPTKVPLQLFCADGEYNTMAAIWFQTPEASVRSFLHDPMGSYKPLSLLVFVICYFLLSTWTFGLAVSSGLFIPNLLTGAAWGRMLAILIQYMLPSNTVNPAKYALVGAAAQLGGVVRMTISLTVIIIETTGQISNALPIIITLVVAKWTGDFFNEGIYDIHIQLAGVPLLPWEPPPLAHNIYASEVMSHPVFTLRTVENVGHIVELLRVVSYNGFPVVDPPLADDAEVTTYKRLRGMILRSQLIVLLQNKIYNENANTTWSNFNVDMNMFRKEYPRYPSIEELEISDWEKTCTIDLRPFMNPSPYTLPHRASLPRLFRLFRALGLRHLPIVNDLNEVVGMVTRKDIARYRVWRHRGHMGMEELLLSSEI, encoded by the exons atgagCAATAGTACTACACAAATTATGGAAGAGACTGTAAGTGAGACAACATCGGACACTGCTCCGCTAGTGAGCAGTGAAGTTCCCAGCAGCTCTAACTATACTCAACTGAACCACACAAGTGATATTCAG GAAACTGTGGAAGATGAACTGCAAGGTAGTCATGGTGTTAGGAGAAGACAACCAATACAGAAAATTGAACCTGGCTCTATGAACACCCTGTCAGCCAAATATGag agtTTAGATTATGACACATGTGAAAACCACTTACTGCTGGACGAAGAACGGAAAAGAGGCTACGCATTTATTGTATGGAAGGATATAGCAAGATGGGTTATTGTTCTACTTATCGGAGTTATCACAGCTCTCATAGCTTTTATAATAGACATATGCATAGAGGAGttctcaaaaataaaatacaaacagcTGAAGAAAT CTGTTGACACATATGTAATGTTAGATAAATTATACATTCCATACCTTCTGTGGGTGTTATCTAATATTTGTGTTGTGTTCATTGGATCCATGTTAGTAGCATATGTTGAG ccCGTAGCAGCTGGTAGTGGTATTCCCCAAGTAAAATGTTACCTGAATGGAGTCAAAGTGTCTCGAGTGGTGAGGATCAAAACCCTCTTCGTCAAGGCGGTTGGTGTTATAACCGCCGTAGTTGGCGGGCTAGCTGGAGGAAAG GAAGGTCCTATGATACACAGCGGGGCCGTGGTGGCGGCGGGCATATCGCAAGGCAAGAGCACCACCTTCAACAAGGACTTCAAGATATTCCAGTACTTCAGGGAGGACCACGAGAAACGGGACTTCGTGTCCGGTGGCGCGGCTGCCGGCGTCTCTGCGGCTTTTGGCGCTCCCATAG GTGGAGTGCTATTTTCATTAGAGGAAGGCACAAGTTTCTGGAATCAAGGTCTAACATGGAGGACGTTCTTCGGAACAGTTGTGTCGACGTTCACGCTCAATATTGCGCTTTCAGCGTATCACGGACATCCTGGAGAGTTGAGCTATCCAG GATTACTGAATCTCGGCAAAATGGAACCATTCCCGTTCCAGTTCTACGAGCTGCCAGTGTTCATGTTCTTTGGAATGGTCGGCGGCGTTCTAGGCGCTCTGTGGAATTACATCAACTACAGATTGTCCGTGTTTCGTATAAg aTACATAAGGTCACCATGGTTACGCGTGGTGGAGGCGTGCCTGGTGGCGGCCGTGACGGCGACCTGCGGGTTCCTCATGATGTTCGTGTTGGACGACTGCCGCCCGTTGGGGGAGGACCCTACTAAAGTACCATTGCAG CTTTTCTGCGCGGACGGCGAATACAACACAATGGCGGCGATATGGTTCCAAACGCCCGAGGCGTCAGTGCGGTCGTTTCTACACGACCCGATGGGCTCGTACAAGCCCTTGTCGCTGCTGGTGTTCGTGATATGCTACTTCTTGTTGTCCACTTGGACCTTCGGCCTGGCCGTGTCCAGTGGACTGTTCATACCGAACTTGCTGACGGGCGCCGCATGGGGCAGAATGCTTGCGATACTGATACAATATATGCTGCCTTCTAAT ACTGTAAACCCAGCGAAATACGCGCTTGTCGGCGCAGCGGCGCAACTTGGCGGCGTGGTGAGGATGACGATATCGCTCACTGTTATCATCATTGAAACCACGGGGCAGATCTCCAACGCGTTGCCCATCATCATCACCTTGGTCGTAGCCAAGTGGACAGGGGATTTCTTCAATGAG GGTATATATGACATCCACATCCAGCTGGCCGGCGTCCCGCTACTCCCCTGGGAGCCTCCGCCGCTGGCGCACAACATCTACGCGTCCGAGGTGATGTCGCACCCCGTCTTCACTCTGCGCACCGTCGAGAACGTCGGCCACATTGTGGAACTTCTGCGGGTGGTCTCGTACAATGGCTTCCCTGTGGTCGACCCGCCGTTAGCTGACGAT gCTGAAGTGACCACATACAAGAGGCTAAGAGGTATGATACTGCGGTCTCAGCTGATAGTCCTGCTACAGAACAAGATATACAACGAGAACGCCAACACAACATGGTCCAACTTCAATGTCGACATGAACATGTTCAGAAAGGAGTATCCCAGATATCCGTCTATAGAGGAG TTGGAAATATCAGATTGGGAGAAGACATGTACGATAGATCTGCGGCCGTTCATGAACCCGTCGCCCTACACGCTGCCGCACCGCGCGTCGCTGCCGCGGCTCTTCCGCCTGTTCCGCGCGCTCGGCTTGCGGCACCTGCCCATCGTCAACGATCTCAACGAG GTTGTTGGGATGGTAACTCGCAAGGACATTGCGAGGTATAGGGTATGGAGACATAGAGGCCATATGGGTATGGAGGAACTGCTCCTGTCTAGTGaaatttag